The Desulfosoma sp. region TTCGCGAAGGAAGGTTTGTTTCGGCCGAACCAGCCTTGAGCACAAACGGTGGCGACATGAGCTTCAGCCAGTATTTGGAACGTAATCAAAAGGCCATTCTGAAAGAATGGTTTCATTCGGTGGTGGAAACCTATCCTGAAGAAACGGCCAAGTTTCTGAAAAAAGAAAAAGATCCCTTTTCAAACCCTGTGGGGAGTTCCATCCTTGAGGGGATTCGGGGCATTTTTGCGCAGATCCTGGAAGGGCTGTCTTCCGACGAGGTGTTACCCTTTTTGGATCGAATCGTGCGCGTGCGCGCCGTCCAAGATTTTACACCCGCTCAGGCGGTCTCCTTCATGTTTTCTTTGAAGGACGTCGTGCGAGCTCAAACGGACAAAGACGGTCTTACCGCCCAGTATGCGGCTGAACTTGTGGGTTTTGAACGCACCGTGGATCGAGCGGCCCTGATGGCCTTCAACATCTATATGCAATGTCGTGAACAGCTCTATCAGCTGCGCGTGGACGAGATCAAGAACAGGACCGGAAAACTTTTGGAGCGGGCTCAGGCCATATGGGAGAGCCGCCGTGCGGAAGACGGCTCCCGGGAGGAATCTTAACTATTTATTAACCAAAACGAGGTGGGGTGGTTATGAACGCATCACAAGCCATGGTCTTTTCCCTTGTCGCCGTCGGGATCCTCGTGTGCCTCCCCCTGATCGGCGTGACGGCCGGGATGACGACCCTCTTTGCGGTCTTCATTCCCTATGCGGCCGTCGCTCTGTTTTTTATAGGGGTTGTGGCACGCGTGGTGCGATGGGCCCGATCGCCGGTCCCGTTCCGCATCCCGACCACCTGCGGGCAGCAAAAGAGCTTCCCCTGGATCAAGGCGGACCCCTTGGAGAATCCAACGGATACCAAAGGGGTGGTATTGCGCATGATTCTTGAGGTTTTGCTGTTCCGGTCCCTGTTTCGAAACACCCGGTTAGAGTTTTACGAAGGGCCGAAGATTCGGT contains the following coding sequences:
- a CDS encoding RsbRD N-terminal domain-containing protein, which gives rise to MSFSQYLERNQKAILKEWFHSVVETYPEETAKFLKKEKDPFSNPVGSSILEGIRGIFAQILEGLSSDEVLPFLDRIVRVRAVQDFTPAQAVSFMFSLKDVVRAQTDKDGLTAQYAAELVGFERTVDRAALMAFNIYMQCREQLYQLRVDEIKNRTGKLLERAQAIWESRRAEDGSREES